A genomic segment from Actinoplanes sichuanensis encodes:
- a CDS encoding DUF1998 domain-containing protein, with the protein MTMPGRSRTPRAGRSAAGPAPKPIGSARRAQMITTYGVGSMIAIDDASWIVAGLEDWRPNTEQQVHEPRIQRALGVDYLYLPPAESAYFTAGLRRFPEFYSCQGSGNCNLLQPYWKFRASDSKCPCGEGTLIPSRFVVACDDGHLNDFPYRAWIHRGAKSGPCDQDMRMITTGRTASLRSIQLVCGCGAKGSMEGAFRRSELRQLGIKCYGGRPWLRGAAKVTGCERLPRTLQRGSSAAWFGIVRSSLAIPPWSTGLQRIIESRFEMWRDEDDATIERQAIKAKLVKGSVTVQHIIDAVRRREALEKGNPVPDQDLDLSLKREEYEQLCSPTVEEQTDEKPDFECRPAEAVPVPQLDQVMLVTRLREVRVLQSFTRVEPPGPADAESRRGELSVGEMDWLPAMEVVGEGVFLRLSERRLTEWEERPEVRKRAAGIIGNHQRLLDRRAEAAGKTAPVSPVTARSIMIHTLAHLLVNEWSLDSGYPASAMRERLYTSPEMAGILIYTATSDSAGSLGGIVRQGEPERLKHTLAAALRRAEWCSTDPLCMEADAAGSDSLNLAACHACSLLPETSCEHNNTLLDRGLVLGWPAEPELGFFS; encoded by the coding sequence ATGACGATGCCTGGACGCTCACGGACGCCGCGCGCCGGCCGCAGTGCCGCCGGACCCGCCCCGAAACCGATCGGCAGCGCACGCCGGGCACAGATGATCACAACGTACGGCGTGGGTTCGATGATCGCCATCGACGACGCGTCGTGGATCGTCGCCGGCCTCGAGGACTGGCGACCCAACACCGAACAGCAGGTTCATGAACCCCGTATCCAGCGGGCACTGGGCGTCGACTACCTGTACCTGCCGCCCGCGGAGAGCGCCTATTTCACGGCGGGCCTGCGACGGTTCCCCGAGTTCTACTCCTGTCAGGGATCGGGCAACTGCAACCTGCTGCAGCCCTACTGGAAGTTCCGAGCGAGCGATTCGAAATGTCCGTGCGGCGAGGGCACTCTCATCCCGTCGCGTTTCGTCGTCGCCTGCGACGACGGCCACCTCAACGACTTCCCCTATCGGGCCTGGATCCACCGTGGCGCCAAGAGCGGGCCCTGTGACCAGGACATGCGGATGATCACCACCGGGCGGACCGCCTCGCTGCGGTCGATCCAGCTGGTCTGCGGTTGTGGTGCCAAGGGGTCGATGGAGGGCGCGTTCCGTCGCAGCGAGCTGCGACAGTTGGGTATCAAGTGCTACGGCGGCCGGCCGTGGCTGCGCGGCGCTGCGAAGGTCACCGGCTGCGAGCGGCTCCCGCGGACCCTGCAGCGTGGTTCCTCGGCGGCCTGGTTCGGCATCGTCCGATCCTCGCTGGCCATTCCACCCTGGTCCACGGGCCTGCAGCGGATCATCGAGTCGCGTTTCGAGATGTGGCGCGACGAGGACGACGCCACGATCGAACGGCAGGCGATCAAGGCCAAACTCGTCAAGGGGTCGGTGACCGTACAGCACATCATCGATGCGGTCCGCCGCCGGGAGGCCTTGGAGAAGGGCAACCCGGTGCCCGACCAGGACCTCGATCTCTCCCTCAAGCGTGAGGAGTACGAGCAGCTCTGCTCGCCGACGGTCGAGGAGCAGACCGACGAGAAGCCCGACTTCGAATGTCGGCCCGCCGAGGCGGTACCGGTCCCGCAGTTGGATCAGGTCATGCTCGTCACCCGGCTGCGCGAGGTGCGGGTGTTGCAGTCCTTCACCCGGGTGGAGCCGCCGGGTCCGGCGGACGCCGAGTCCCGGCGGGGCGAGCTGTCGGTCGGTGAGATGGACTGGCTGCCGGCGATGGAGGTGGTCGGCGAGGGGGTGTTCCTGCGGCTCTCGGAGCGCAGGCTCACCGAGTGGGAGGAGCGCCCGGAGGTTCGCAAGCGGGCCGCGGGCATCATCGGCAACCATCAGAGGCTGCTCGATCGTCGGGCCGAGGCGGCCGGCAAGACGGCTCCGGTCTCCCCGGTCACGGCTCGCTCCATCATGATCCACACGCTGGCGCACCTGCTGGTCAACGAGTGGAGCCTGGACTCCGGTTATCCGGCCTCGGCGATGCGGGAGCGGCTGTACACCTCTCCGGAGATGGCGGGCATCCTCATCTACACCGCCACCAGTGACTCCGCCGGCAGCCTCGGCGGCATCGTCCGGCAGGGCGAGCCGGAGCGGCTGAAACACACGCTGGCGGCCGCGTTGCGACGGGCGGAGTGGTGCTCGACCGACCCGCTGTGCATGGAGGCGGACGCCGCCGGTTCCGACAGCCTCAACCTGGCGGCCTGTCACGCCTGCAGTCTGTTACCGGAGACCAGCTGCGAGCACAACAACACGCTGCTGGACCGTGGGCTGGTGCTCGGTTGGCCCGCCGAACCCGAGCTCGGTTTCTTCTCCTGA
- a CDS encoding helicase-related protein yields the protein MSDFTEHFAFRDTLTRRLVEDVLGPAEEHEILTDPPATTYLTGVLYPQRRHDEAVEESAEKDFDLGGAESDVDEQPDSGVSLANVQNPSSMGLSFAVHPRATTATITVTGATYQPIDEAGNPVEAEMAEARSIEDSKVRWRRLPVETAVAIDLHPGSGRTYEVVPGLEIRVRVRPVGGGRDAIAVTVTLVNNHPGEGLVLRDQWCFFQCGLRVDTDPRQPMIIEQTRPAADDDDETLLAAMLYHHSPTFATGHGCAVDWDPQHVEADDPGEPRSVTAVWSSFTPRYDVLLAESNPEIDTTGLRMIDLARGDDATVIATLRALVAGYRAWVEDREAEARGMAGTPFASVAGEQAAQCREAHDRMDAGIDLLAADPRVMRAFRLANHAMAMQRARTVMLKDGDQDENLSLGRWYPFQLGFLLLCLRGIADPEHDDRGVADLLWFPTGGGKTEAYLGLVAFTVFLRRIRNAELGAGVTILMRYTLRLLTLQQFERATTLICAMERLRQEQDDMPGDEISIGMWVGRSATPNHLEDAEAALKKLRAGNTLATENPVQLRRCAWCGVDIDAFNYRVDHAARRMIVACGNTDCHFQSGLPVHLIDAAVYHHRPTLIIATVDKFAQMAWKEEPAALFNRSDGTPAGTPPPELIIQDELHLISGPLGTLVGLYETVLDIAAQRPKVIASTATIRRAQDQGRALFDRAVHQFPPSGLDSRDSWFAVQAPPERKPSRRYIGLFAPGSSQASLLIRAYAALLHHAATVEGKGDVRDAYWTLLGYFNSLRLLASAELQVNDDVVKRIQLLTGDEEPSELLQSELTSRVAASEIPKRLRDLDTRYPHEDALRVVLATNMISVGVDVDRLGLMAVTGQPQTTAEYIQSTSRVGRRYPGLVVMLYNAARSRDRSHYERFRSYHSALYRQVESTSVTPFSARARDRALHAVLVSAARVMHREARPNAAAKDLPYLEPKLRELSERILARVAAVAPDELQGTREDLDWVLVRWQELLDRNDRLVYDQRRAKFDTKPRSEYAALLCNFDDDDLPHSFRTMNSLRDVDVETNMIPREGR from the coding sequence ATGAGTGACTTCACCGAGCATTTCGCATTCCGTGACACCCTCACCCGGCGACTCGTCGAGGATGTGCTCGGCCCAGCCGAGGAACACGAGATCCTCACCGACCCGCCCGCGACCACCTACCTCACCGGTGTCCTCTACCCGCAGCGTCGTCACGACGAGGCGGTCGAGGAGTCGGCGGAGAAGGACTTCGACCTCGGCGGCGCCGAGAGCGACGTCGACGAGCAGCCGGACAGCGGGGTCTCCCTGGCCAACGTCCAGAACCCGTCGTCGATGGGTCTGAGTTTCGCCGTCCACCCCCGGGCCACGACCGCGACGATCACCGTCACCGGGGCCACCTATCAGCCGATCGACGAGGCGGGCAACCCGGTCGAGGCCGAGATGGCGGAGGCCCGCTCCATCGAGGACTCGAAGGTCCGATGGCGCAGGCTGCCGGTCGAGACCGCCGTGGCGATCGATCTGCACCCCGGATCGGGCCGGACCTACGAGGTCGTGCCGGGTCTGGAGATCCGTGTCCGGGTCCGCCCGGTCGGTGGCGGCCGGGACGCCATCGCCGTCACCGTCACCCTCGTCAACAACCATCCGGGCGAGGGCCTGGTCCTGCGTGACCAGTGGTGTTTCTTCCAGTGCGGCCTGCGGGTGGACACCGATCCCCGGCAGCCGATGATCATCGAGCAGACCCGTCCGGCGGCCGATGACGACGACGAGACGCTGCTGGCCGCCATGCTTTACCACCACTCCCCCACGTTCGCCACCGGTCACGGCTGTGCCGTCGACTGGGATCCGCAGCATGTCGAGGCCGACGATCCGGGTGAGCCGCGGTCGGTCACCGCGGTCTGGTCCTCGTTCACACCGCGGTACGACGTGCTGCTGGCCGAGAGCAACCCGGAGATCGACACGACCGGTCTCCGCATGATCGATCTGGCGCGCGGTGACGACGCCACGGTGATCGCGACGTTGCGTGCCCTGGTCGCCGGATACCGGGCCTGGGTCGAGGATCGGGAGGCCGAGGCGAGGGGGATGGCGGGCACCCCGTTCGCCTCAGTGGCCGGCGAGCAGGCCGCCCAGTGCCGCGAAGCCCACGACCGGATGGACGCGGGTATCGATCTGCTGGCCGCGGACCCGCGGGTGATGCGGGCGTTCCGGCTGGCCAACCACGCGATGGCGATGCAGCGTGCCCGTACGGTCATGCTCAAGGACGGCGACCAGGACGAGAACCTCTCCCTCGGACGCTGGTACCCGTTCCAGCTGGGTTTCCTGCTGCTCTGCCTGCGCGGCATCGCCGACCCGGAGCATGACGACCGCGGCGTCGCGGACCTGCTCTGGTTCCCCACCGGCGGCGGGAAGACCGAGGCCTATCTGGGTCTGGTCGCGTTCACCGTCTTCCTCCGGCGGATCCGCAACGCCGAGCTCGGTGCCGGCGTCACGATCCTGATGCGGTACACCCTCCGGCTGCTCACCCTGCAGCAGTTCGAACGCGCGACGACCCTGATCTGCGCCATGGAGCGGCTGCGTCAGGAGCAGGACGACATGCCGGGCGACGAGATCTCCATCGGCATGTGGGTCGGCCGCAGCGCCACGCCGAACCACCTCGAGGACGCCGAGGCCGCCCTCAAGAAACTTCGGGCCGGCAACACCCTGGCCACCGAGAACCCGGTACAGCTGCGCCGATGCGCCTGGTGCGGTGTGGACATCGACGCGTTCAACTACCGCGTCGACCACGCCGCCCGGCGGATGATCGTCGCCTGCGGCAACACCGACTGCCACTTCCAGTCGGGGCTGCCGGTCCACCTCATCGACGCCGCCGTCTATCACCACCGGCCGACGCTGATCATCGCCACCGTGGACAAGTTCGCCCAGATGGCCTGGAAGGAGGAGCCCGCGGCGCTGTTCAACCGCAGCGATGGCACTCCGGCCGGTACGCCGCCGCCGGAGCTGATCATCCAGGACGAGCTGCACCTGATCTCGGGACCGCTCGGGACCCTGGTCGGCCTCTACGAGACCGTTCTCGACATCGCGGCGCAACGCCCGAAGGTGATCGCCTCCACCGCGACGATCCGTCGCGCGCAGGACCAGGGGCGGGCGCTGTTCGACCGTGCGGTGCACCAGTTCCCGCCCTCGGGTCTGGACTCCCGGGACTCCTGGTTCGCCGTGCAGGCACCACCGGAACGCAAGCCGTCACGTCGATACATCGGTCTGTTCGCCCCCGGAAGCAGCCAGGCGAGTCTGCTGATCCGGGCCTACGCCGCCCTGCTGCACCACGCCGCCACCGTCGAGGGCAAGGGCGATGTCCGTGACGCGTACTGGACGCTGCTGGGCTACTTCAACAGCCTGCGACTGTTGGCCTCCGCGGAGCTGCAGGTCAACGACGACGTCGTCAAACGTATCCAGCTGCTCACCGGCGACGAGGAGCCCTCGGAGCTCCTCCAGAGTGAATTGACCAGTCGGGTGGCGGCCTCGGAGATCCCGAAGCGGCTGCGTGACCTCGACACCAGATACCCGCACGAGGACGCACTGCGGGTCGTGCTGGCCACCAACATGATCTCGGTCGGCGTCGACGTCGACCGGTTGGGGCTGATGGCCGTGACCGGTCAGCCCCAGACGACCGCCGAGTACATCCAGTCGACCAGCCGGGTCGGCCGACGGTATCCGGGGCTGGTCGTCATGCTGTACAACGCCGCACGCTCGCGGGACCGGTCGCACTACGAACGGTTCCGTTCCTACCACTCCGCCCTGTACCGCCAGGTCGAGTCCACGAGCGTGACGCCGTTCTCGGCCCGCGCCCGAGATCGCGCCCTGCACGCGGTACTGGTCAGCGCGGCCCGCGTGATGCATCGGGAGGCCCGCCCCAACGCCGCCGCCAAGGACCTGCCGTACCTCGAGCCGAAGCTCCGCGAGTTGTCGGAGCGCATCCTCGCCCGGGTCGCCGCCGTCGCCCCGGACGAGCTCCAGGGGACCAGGGAGGACCTGGACTGGGTCCTGGTGCGCTGGCAGGAGCTGCTCGACCGCAACGACCGGCTGGTCTACGACCAGCGCAGAGCCAAGTTCGACACCAAACCCCGGTCGGAGTACGCGGCGCTGCTGTGCAATTTCGACGACGACGATCTGCCGCACTCGTTCCGGACGATGAACAGTCTCCGCGACGTGGACGTCGAGACGAACATGATCCCGCGGGAAGGACGATGA
- a CDS encoding UvrD-helicase domain-containing protein, which translates to MSTPPVADEPTDEQLSVIRQPVDSRTLLIAPAGTGKTFTVVRRIEHLLEEGLAPDEILTLSFSRAAVAELAKRTQGRTRLVDVRTFDAWALDLLRNTYSDEEWGHWTFDERIAEATTALAQGDTEHYTHRIRHVLLDEVQDLVGARQDMVRALLTALDCGFTVVGDPAQAIYRFQQRAGTAEGDVFTWLRATYADDLEETALSRDFRARKPREPALIACGVELRTSEVAEQTIRSIRHRFLDLLCVGTVGEIAGGLAHQGGTSAVLCRDNGQVLQVSAELHEAGVPHRVQGRAGEVGFPAWVADLLRHDGRTIDEDTFRAGTGATDSALAWAALRGAAGAGSNRVDLDRLRTAFASGRHRLLPDPAAEPVVSVSSMHRAKGLEYDHVFILENPARDHHDALDEARLLYMAMTRSREDLFRLEAIASGGPLHVKRCKANGRWARYHFRRHRGRYGLAVEPGDVSADLPAGTAVFTDDPAELQLYLARRVRPGDSVTLERADTEPADELPAPMYVVRHDGRPIGVVSTAFREALSAYLFDRGEPRPDARWPHAITQCRVDDVETVFGSTAAGKRFGLGNHGAWLAPRLTGLTWFQWEDGDTADE; encoded by the coding sequence ATGAGCACGCCACCGGTCGCCGACGAACCGACCGACGAGCAGCTGAGTGTCATCCGCCAGCCCGTCGACTCCCGCACGCTGCTGATCGCTCCGGCCGGTACGGGCAAGACCTTCACCGTCGTACGCCGGATCGAGCACCTCCTCGAGGAGGGCCTCGCACCCGACGAGATCCTCACCCTCTCGTTCTCCCGCGCCGCGGTCGCCGAACTCGCGAAACGGACGCAGGGGCGGACCCGCCTCGTCGACGTCCGCACCTTCGACGCCTGGGCGCTGGACCTGCTGCGGAACACGTACTCCGACGAGGAGTGGGGCCACTGGACGTTCGACGAGCGGATCGCCGAAGCCACGACGGCCCTCGCGCAGGGCGACACCGAGCACTACACCCACCGGATCCGGCACGTCCTACTCGACGAGGTCCAGGACCTCGTCGGTGCCCGCCAGGACATGGTTCGTGCCCTACTGACCGCTCTGGACTGCGGTTTCACCGTGGTCGGGGATCCGGCCCAGGCCATCTACCGCTTTCAGCAGCGCGCCGGCACCGCCGAGGGTGACGTGTTCACCTGGCTGCGTGCGACCTACGCCGACGACCTCGAGGAGACGGCTCTCAGCCGTGACTTCCGGGCCCGCAAGCCCCGCGAACCGGCTCTGATCGCCTGCGGCGTCGAACTCCGGACGTCCGAGGTCGCCGAGCAGACCATCCGATCGATCCGGCACCGGTTCCTCGACCTGCTCTGCGTCGGAACGGTCGGTGAGATCGCCGGAGGTCTCGCCCACCAGGGGGGCACCTCGGCGGTCCTGTGCCGCGACAACGGTCAGGTCCTACAGGTCTCCGCCGAGTTGCACGAGGCCGGTGTGCCCCACCGAGTGCAGGGCCGGGCGGGGGAGGTCGGCTTCCCCGCCTGGGTCGCCGATCTGCTCCGCCACGACGGGCGCACGATCGACGAGGACACCTTCCGCGCCGGCACCGGGGCCACCGACTCCGCGCTCGCCTGGGCCGCGCTGCGTGGCGCGGCCGGTGCCGGGTCGAACCGCGTCGACCTCGATCGGCTGCGCACCGCGTTCGCCTCCGGACGGCATCGGCTGCTGCCCGACCCGGCCGCCGAGCCCGTCGTCTCGGTGTCGTCCATGCACCGTGCCAAGGGGCTGGAATACGACCACGTCTTCATCCTGGAGAACCCGGCCCGCGATCATCACGACGCCCTGGACGAGGCCCGACTGCTGTACATGGCGATGACCCGCAGCCGGGAGGATCTCTTCCGCCTGGAGGCGATCGCGTCGGGCGGCCCGCTACACGTCAAACGCTGCAAGGCGAACGGGCGGTGGGCCCGCTACCACTTCCGCAGGCATCGCGGCCGGTACGGGCTGGCCGTCGAGCCCGGCGATGTGAGTGCCGACCTGCCCGCCGGCACCGCCGTGTTCACCGACGACCCTGCTGAACTGCAGCTATACCTGGCCCGACGGGTACGGCCGGGCGATAGCGTGACTCTGGAACGCGCCGACACCGAGCCCGCGGACGAGCTACCGGCGCCGATGTACGTCGTCCGGCACGACGGTCGCCCCATCGGCGTGGTCTCCACGGCGTTCCGCGAGGCTCTGTCGGCGTACCTGTTCGACCGCGGCGAACCGCGTCCCGACGCGCGATGGCCGCACGCGATCACCCAGTGCCGGGTCGACGACGTCGAGACCGTCTTCGGCAGCACCGCCGCGGGCAAGCGCTTCGGCCTCGGCAACCACGGGGCGTGGCTCGCCCCCCGATTGACCGGACTGACCTGGTTCCAATGGGAGGACGGGGACACCGCAGATGAGTGA
- a CDS encoding DEAD/DEAH box helicase: MVPGLLPKEAERRLAEDHSRNESLIKALIRVEQLGPVLVFATSVSHAHFLAAVLNDHGIPSASVDGETPTTRRQQIIDQFGKNRKIKVLTNYGVLHQGFDAPATRAVVVARPTYSPNVYQQMIGRGLRGPRNNGTDECLILNVEDNVINYEQKLAFTDFEQMWHTA, translated from the coding sequence ATGGTTCCCGGTCTTCTCCCCAAGGAGGCGGAACGGCGGCTGGCCGAGGACCACTCACGCAACGAGTCCCTGATCAAAGCGCTCATCCGGGTCGAACAGCTGGGACCGGTGCTGGTCTTCGCCACGTCCGTCAGCCACGCCCACTTCCTCGCCGCGGTCCTGAACGACCACGGCATCCCGTCGGCCTCGGTCGACGGCGAGACGCCGACGACCCGGCGGCAGCAGATCATCGATCAGTTCGGCAAGAACCGCAAGATCAAGGTGCTGACCAACTACGGCGTGCTGCACCAGGGCTTCGACGCCCCGGCCACCAGGGCCGTGGTCGTCGCCCGACCGACCTACAGCCCCAACGTCTACCAGCAGATGATCGGCCGAGGGCTGCGCGGTCCGCGGAACAACGGCACCGACGAGTGCCTGATCCTCAACGTGGAGGACAACGTCATCAACTACGAGCAGAAACTCGCGTTCACCGACTTCGAGCAGATGTGGCACACGGCATGA
- a CDS encoding N-6 DNA methylase, with protein MNRGAEVTAGDIARLADVSRAAVSNWRKRYPDFPKPVGGSMSSPTFPLDEVEQWLEANGRMPTRTAVDRLHLVLQRASMDTDDAIAAIVRRLSDAEARTGPTAQAVAEILAIADEIGLGAVQEALATRFVDLRDRRGAGGRSTSTEVAALVAELAQPQGATVMDPACRTGVLLHAALTRRAARVVAQDADDDLVAIARARLASVDGVARVEVRRGDLIDDAFGDTRVDIVVSDPPNGGGWPYEELAGDLRWEYSLPPRSEPELAWIQHALARLHPGGHVWMLLPPGVAERPAGRRVRRELLRRGALRAVIALPTGVTAPYNMRRHLWMLRRPEVVDGPQAVLMVDAEQPWPEAAEIIRSAMRAHRADSPPPDTVGAHAVRLDPVSLISEDVDLTPSRHVSGAHPAHDFTQVSATRTRLAAMMSALPETLPPVHTRRSSRDPVADTTVGDLIKRGTLVVLAEPGAALHVGDVLISSTGPRPELLVVDDTDDGRTLDGRHICLRSNPDHWDPWFLVGCLGSAANLRRVVSTGSIPRIEVRRARIPSLSRPEQHLYGEYFRRLREMLAGLQQATALGEEFVEMTVGGLLAGTLDTDG; from the coding sequence ATGAACCGTGGGGCCGAGGTGACCGCCGGTGACATCGCACGCCTCGCCGACGTCAGTCGAGCCGCGGTGAGCAACTGGCGCAAGCGCTACCCGGACTTCCCCAAGCCCGTCGGCGGAAGCATGTCGAGCCCGACCTTCCCGCTCGACGAGGTCGAGCAGTGGCTCGAGGCCAACGGCCGCATGCCCACCCGGACCGCCGTCGACCGCCTTCACCTGGTGCTGCAACGGGCGTCGATGGACACCGACGACGCCATCGCCGCGATCGTGCGCCGTCTCTCCGACGCCGAGGCCCGCACGGGCCCGACCGCACAGGCCGTCGCCGAGATCCTGGCCATCGCCGACGAGATCGGCCTGGGCGCGGTCCAGGAGGCGCTCGCCACGCGTTTCGTCGACCTCCGTGACCGGCGCGGAGCGGGTGGCCGGTCGACCAGCACCGAGGTCGCGGCGCTGGTCGCCGAGCTCGCCCAGCCGCAGGGGGCGACGGTCATGGACCCCGCCTGTCGGACCGGAGTGTTGCTGCACGCCGCACTGACGCGCCGCGCCGCGCGTGTCGTCGCCCAGGACGCCGACGACGACCTGGTCGCGATCGCCCGTGCCCGCCTGGCCTCGGTCGACGGGGTCGCACGCGTCGAGGTGCGACGAGGTGACCTAATCGACGACGCCTTCGGCGACACCCGTGTCGACATCGTCGTCAGCGACCCGCCCAACGGGGGCGGTTGGCCCTACGAGGAACTCGCCGGAGACCTCCGATGGGAGTATTCGCTGCCACCGCGCAGCGAGCCGGAGCTCGCGTGGATCCAACACGCCCTCGCGCGGCTGCATCCCGGCGGACACGTCTGGATGCTCCTGCCGCCGGGTGTCGCCGAGCGGCCGGCCGGTCGACGCGTACGCCGCGAGCTGCTGCGTCGAGGAGCCCTCCGCGCCGTGATCGCCCTGCCCACCGGGGTGACGGCGCCGTACAACATGAGACGCCACCTGTGGATGTTGCGCCGACCCGAGGTCGTCGACGGACCACAGGCGGTCCTGATGGTCGACGCCGAGCAACCGTGGCCGGAGGCCGCCGAGATCATCCGCAGCGCCATGCGGGCGCACCGGGCCGACAGCCCACCACCCGACACCGTCGGGGCCCACGCCGTCCGCCTCGATCCGGTCAGCCTGATCAGCGAAGACGTGGACCTCACCCCGTCTCGACACGTGTCCGGGGCCCACCCGGCCCACGACTTCACCCAGGTGTCCGCGACCCGGACCAGGCTCGCGGCGATGATGTCCGCCCTGCCCGAGACGCTGCCGCCGGTGCACACCCGCCGATCCTCACGCGACCCGGTGGCCGACACGACCGTCGGCGACCTGATCAAGAGGGGCACGCTGGTCGTGCTCGCCGAACCCGGTGCGGCCCTGCACGTCGGAGACGTCCTGATCTCCTCCACCGGCCCCCGCCCGGAACTCCTGGTGGTCGACGACACCGACGACGGGCGGACCCTGGACGGCCGGCACATCTGCCTCCGCTCGAATCCCGATCATTGGGATCCGTGGTTCCTCGTGGGATGCCTGGGCTCGGCGGCCAACCTCCGGCGGGTCGTCTCCACCGGCTCGATTCCCCGGATCGAGGTCCGGCGTGCGCGCATCCCCTCGTTGTCCCGGCCCGAGCAACACCTCTACGGTGAGTACTTCCGGCGACTGCGAGAGATGCTCGCCGGTCTACAGCAGGCGACGGCCCTGGGGGAGGAGTTCGTCGAGATGACCGTGGGCGGACTGCTCGCGGGGACACTCGACACCGACGGATGA